The DNA segment GTGGCCGCGCTCCCGGTCGTGCCGGTCGTAGTAGAGCGGGATGATCCGGTCGAACGCTTCGATGGCCCGCTGGCACACGCGGTCCACGGACTCCACGGAGGTGATGAACACGAAGTCGTCGCCGGCCACGTGGCCCAGGAAGTCCCCCGGGGCGCCTTCCTGCTGGAAGATCTCCCGCATGAGGTCGCCCGTCTGGCGCACCACGCCGTCTGCCTTCGCGAAGCCGTAGTAGTCGTTGTAGGCCTTGAGGTTGTCCAGGTCCAGGTAGCAGAACGCGAACGGCTGGCGCGCGCCCAGCCGGCGCTGCACCTCGCGCTCGATGGCGGTGGACCCGGGCAGCTGCGTGGTGGGCGACGAGGACAGCTCCTGCTCCTTGCGCCGCAGCATGCTCTCCACACGCGCGCCCAGCTCCAGCGCGTCGAAGGGCTTGGTGATGTAGTCGTCCCCGCCCAGCTTCAGCGCGCGGACCTTGGACGACGTCTCCGTGCGCGCGGAGATGAAGATGACGGAGATGTGGCCGCTGGCGCGCTCGGCCTTGATCTCCTCCAGGAACGCGAACCCGTCGCCGTCCGGCAGCGTGACGTCCAGCAGCACCGCGTCCGGCCTGCGCTCGCGCAGCGAACGGCGGCCCTCCTCCACGCTGTGCGCGACGCCGACCTCGAAGCCCAGCCCCTCCAGCACCTCGCGGCAGATGAAGGCGATCTTCACGTCGTCGTCCACCACCAGCACGCGCCCGTGCTGCGCCCCGGCCCGCCCGCGCGCCAGCGAGTCCACCGTGGCCAGGAGCTTGTCGCCCGCCAGCGGCCGCACGAGGAACGCGTCCGCGCCGGCCCGGAAGGCGCGCTGGCGCTCGTCGAACGCGGAGGTGAGCAGCAGCGGCGCGCGGCGCGTCTCCGGATCATGCCGCAGGATCTCGGCCAGCCGCAGGCCGTCCACATCCGGCAGCCGCACCGACACCAGCAGCACGTCCGGGTGCATGTTGCGCGCGGCGGACAGCCCCTCCTCCGCGGAGCCCGCCAGGCGCACGCGGTAGCCCCGGGCGCCCAGCAGGGCCTTCATGATGTGGCCCACCTCGGGCTCGCCCTCGATGATGAGCACCTTGCCGCGCGAGTCCGCGCGGATGGGCTGCGGCGACGGCAGCAGCGTGTCCACGGCCGCCTGCGACAGCACGTCCTGGGGCGGCTCCGTGGGCAGCACGGCGATGAAGCGCACGCCGTCGTGCGAGGGCTCGGACCAGATGCGGCCGCCGTGGGCCTCCACGATGTTGCGGCAGATGGGCAGGCCCAGGCCGGTGCCGCGCACGGTGCGGTTCGCCTGCGTGCGGGCCTGCTCGAAGCGGTCGAAGATGCGCTCCAGGCTCTCTTCCGGGATGGGGTCGCCGCTGTTCCAGCAGGACAGCACCACGTAGCCGGGCAGGCTGGACGTGGCGCGCAGCTCCACGCGCACCTCGCCGCCCTCGGGCGTGAACTTCACCGCGTTGTTGAGCAGGTTGTTGAGCACCTGGTTCACGCGGTTGGGGTCCACCATGGCGCGCAGCGGGTGCTGCGGCAGCATGGGGACGACGCGGATGCGCTTCTCCGCGAAGGCGGGCCCGTACTTCTCCACCACGCGCTGGACCAGCTCCTCCAGGTAGATGCGCTCGAAGCTCATCTTCAGCCGGCCCTGCGCGTACTTCGACAGGTCCAGCAGGTCGTCCACGATGCTGTTGAGCTTCTCCGCGGAGTCCTTCGCCAACGACAGGTAGCGGTGCTGCCGCTCGTTGATGTCCCCGGCCATCCGGTTGAGGACCAGGTCCAGCGCGCCGGTGATGGAGGTGAGCGGCGTGCGCAGCTCGTGGCTCACCATGGAGACGAAGGTGTCCTTGCGCTCCTCCAGCCGCTTCTGGTCGGTGATGTCGCGCAAGACCACGCACACGCCGCGCAGGGTGCCGCGCGCGTCGTTGACGGGCGTCACGGTGGTCTGCACGGTGCGGTCGAAGAGCTTCACGTCCTCGCGCAGCACCTGGTGGCCGCTGTACTCCAGGTTGCGCACCAACTGGAACGGCTGGAAGCCCAGGCGCTCCTCCAGGAGGCGGTTGGAGGGGCCCTGCCCTTCCTCCCCCGCGCGCAGGATGCGGCGGGCCGCGGGGTTCATCACCACGATGTCGTTCTTCTCGTCGGTGAGCACCACGCCGTCCGCCATGGACGCGACCATGCGCTCCATGCGGTGGCGGGCCTCTTCCTCCGCGCTGCGCAGGGACTGGATGGCGTCCGCCGTCTGGTTGGCGAGCACGTCCAGGAGCAGCCCGTCGTCCTCCGTGAACGCATCCGCGCGGTGGGAGAACAGCGACAGCATGCCCACGGGCCTCCCCGCGGCGGTGAGGTTCACCGTGAGCTGGTTGGGGTAGACGACGGGGGACGCGGAGTCCTTCGTGGTGGTGCCGGTGACGCGGGTGATGACCCGGTCCTCCGGGAGCGTCAGGCCGCTGCTCTTGCGGTACGCGCCGAGCATGGACTCCTTGACGCCCAGCAGGGCCTCCTCGCCCACGTTGCCCACGCAGCGCAGCCGCAGCGTGGCCCCGCGCTGGCCG comes from the Corallococcus macrosporus genome and includes:
- a CDS encoding response regulator, producing MSDLRHTLLFVDDEADVLDILNRMFQRRYRVLTAPHGKAALEILRTEPVDVLVTDQRMPEMTGIDLVNAARSEGIEVTTLLLTAYTDPQDIIAAINQGQVYRYVTKPWDVNDLLITVKNAVEFAQLKKDKEKLIRQLHQRVEALFVLYEVSRASANDPASYDAIIDRVLTAVARVLPYDCGAALIAPDGQRGATLRLRCVGNVGEEALLGVKESMLGAYRKSSGLTLPEDRVITRVTGTTTKDSASPVVYPNQLTVNLTAAGRPVGMLSLFSHRADAFTEDDGLLLDVLANQTADAIQSLRSAEEEARHRMERMVASMADGVVLTDEKNDIVVMNPAARRILRAGEEGQGPSNRLLEERLGFQPFQLVRNLEYSGHQVLREDVKLFDRTVQTTVTPVNDARGTLRGVCVVLRDITDQKRLEERKDTFVSMVSHELRTPLTSITGALDLVLNRMAGDINERQHRYLSLAKDSAEKLNSIVDDLLDLSKYAQGRLKMSFERIYLEELVQRVVEKYGPAFAEKRIRVVPMLPQHPLRAMVDPNRVNQVLNNLLNNAVKFTPEGGEVRVELRATSSLPGYVVLSCWNSGDPIPEESLERIFDRFEQARTQANRTVRGTGLGLPICRNIVEAHGGRIWSEPSHDGVRFIAVLPTEPPQDVLSQAAVDTLLPSPQPIRADSRGKVLIIEGEPEVGHIMKALLGARGYRVRLAGSAEEGLSAARNMHPDVLLVSVRLPDVDGLRLAEILRHDPETRRAPLLLTSAFDERQRAFRAGADAFLVRPLAGDKLLATVDSLARGRAGAQHGRVLVVDDDVKIAFICREVLEGLGFEVGVAHSVEEGRRSLRERRPDAVLLDVTLPDGDGFAFLEEIKAERASGHISVIFISARTETSSKVRALKLGGDDYITKPFDALELGARVESMLRRKEQELSSSPTTQLPGSTAIEREVQRRLGARQPFAFCYLDLDNLKAYNDYYGFAKADGVVRQTGDLMREIFQQEGAPGDFLGHVAGDDFVFITSVESVDRVCQRAIEAFDRIIPLYYDRHDRERGHIEAEDRFGEKRQFPIMSVSVVAVMTDGVAHDHAELARRAADMKKRAKAIPGSVFLRSDLERVVRSVTG